One segment of Chionomys nivalis chromosome 3, mChiNiv1.1, whole genome shotgun sequence DNA contains the following:
- the Mrm2 gene encoding rRNA methyltransferase 2, mitochondrial: MAWYPKLVGVPLKAQRFHTAACRYKARTGAEHLWLKRHLRDPFVKAAKVESYRCRSAFKLLEMNEKHHILRPGLRVLDCGAAPGAWSQVAVQRVNATGADSSSPVGYVLGVDLLHIFPLEGATFLCPADVTDPKTCQRILELLPRRRADVILSDMAPNATGIRDLDHDRLISLCLTLVDMAVDILHPGGTLLCKTWAGSKSHLLQKRLTQEFQNTRVVKPEASRKESSEVYLLATQYRGGKGFTEQ; this comes from the exons ATGGCTTG GTACCCGAAGCTTGTAGGCGTTCCCCTTAAGGCTCAGAGATTCCACACAGCTGCGTGTCGCTATAAAGCTCGGACGGGTGCCGAGCACCTGTGGCTGAAGCGCCATCTAAGGGACCCGTTTGTGAAGGCTGCAAAGGTGGAGAGTTACCGCTGCCGCAGCGCCTTCAAGCTCCTGGAGATGAATGAGAAGCATCATATCCTGCGACCTGGCCTCCGGGTGCTAGACTGCGGGGCGGCTCCAGGAGCCTGGAGTCAGGTGGCAGTGCAGAGAGTCAATGCCACAGGCGCAG ACTCCAGCTCCCCTGTGGGCTACGTGCTCGGGGTTGATCTTCTTCACATATTCCCTCTGGAAGGAGCAACTTTCCTATGCCCTGCTGATGTGACTGACCCCAAAACTTGCCAGAGAATTTTAGAACTGCTTCCCAGAAGGAGAGCGGACGTGATTCTCAGTGACATGGCTCCCAACGCCACTGGGATCCGAGACCTCGATCACGACAGGCTCATCAGCTTGTGCCTGACCCTTGTGGACATGGCTGTGGATATCCTGCATCCCGGGGGAACACTGCTGTGCAAAACCTGGGCCGGAAGCAAAAGTCACCTGCTACAGAAGAGACTGACCCAGGAATTCCAGAATACGAGGGTCGTGAAACCGGAGGCCAGCAGGAAGGAGTCTTCAGAGGTGTATCTCTTAGCCACGCAGTAccggggaggaaagggctttACAGAGCAATGA